One part of the Amaranthus tricolor cultivar Red isolate AtriRed21 chromosome 16, ASM2621246v1, whole genome shotgun sequence genome encodes these proteins:
- the LOC130803017 gene encoding protein SRC2 homolog — protein MAMSRLPQPQPHHQPTPPSSSPLSNLEITIISGKHLKNVNWKNGDLKPYAIFWVDPDHKLTTKSDDSGNTKPVWNQRFVLPITSPISDAFFSLEIFHSKTSETPKPFVGSLQVRLASLTEPDNPNLIRVFDLIRPSGRPQGKIRLKLAVKEQHLTHQPLPPQPNFGMLDYQNTPHVTYYYSSAPPYTPSRSASPAPPGPPPQSRGYPYPAGSVVNYPGYYPTSGARSYGAGAPSAPVDYTPYEQRTRVGGGGGSGFGSGFAVGAVSGALGGIALDEGLKYEEERVAERVEENYLGTPKGDYSDYRADF, from the coding sequence ATGGCGATGTCACGACTTCCCCAGCCACAACCACACCATCAACCTACACCTCCATCTTCATCACCATTATCTAACCTCGAAATCACCATCATCTCCGGCAAACACCTTAAAAATGTCAATTGGAAAAATGGCGATCTCAAACCCTACGCTATTTTCTGGGTTGACCCAGATCATAAACTCACTACCAAATCCGACGATTCGGGTAACACCAAACCCGTTTGGAACCAACGTTTTGTACTCCCTATCACTTCCCCAATTTCTGATGCTTTTTTCTCTCTTGAAATCTTCCATTCAAAGACATCAGAAACTCCTAAACCTTTTGTGGGTTCTCTTCAAGTTCGTCTTGCTTCTTTAACTGAACCTGATAACCCGAATTTGATCCGGGTTTTTGATCTTATTCGACCTTCGGGTCGTCCTCAAGGGAAGATCCGGTTAAAGCTTGCTGTAAAAGAGCAACACTTAACCCATCAGCCACTACCACCACAACCAAATTTTGGGATGTTGGATTATCAAAATACCCCTCATGTTACTTATTATTACTCATCTGCCCCTCCGTACACTCCTTCCAGGTCGGCATCACCTGCTCCACCCGGACCACCCCCACAGTCTAGGGGGTACCCTTACCCGGCAGGCTCAGTTGTGAACTATCCAGGGTACTATCCTACAAGTGGGGCCAGGTCATATGGGGCAGGGGCACCATCTGCACCCGTTGATTATACCCCATATGAGCAGAGAACAAGGGTGGGTGGTGGTGGCGGATCCGGGTTTGGATCTGGGTTTGCAGTAGGGGCAGTCTCCGGGGCGCTTGGTGGGATTGCATTGGATGAAGGGTTGAAATATGAAGAAGAGAGGGTTGCTGAGAGGGTTGAAGAGAACTATTTGGGTACTCCTAAAGGTGATTACAGTGATTACCGTGCTGATTTTTAA